Proteins from one Acropora muricata isolate sample 2 chromosome 9, ASM3666990v1, whole genome shotgun sequence genomic window:
- the LOC136929980 gene encoding uncharacterized skeletal organic matrix protein 7, with product MLSLIPFTVCAFLALITSKGGNATPSTIPLQCSTNGVCAALETLTRSQDRLRKTLNLCTDDESQFTLTAVVKCTSVIQLPFPSRHFKMAALDLSSGICRALAQPIVASQAYTVSAEILNEAGWKGVNSGHPGLLFNAIDENNFDFVYLRPHSVNGCYQTGYKSAGVNKFVETKSCPNGPPKGGEWFPFSVTVNGQYATVYRSGVLVTTFKTHFSSRRARGGVFIFNGYKNVILFRKFKTAPKHFFSKRCKEVVEFPAGYVKIDAGIGSWPKDAFCQVEFGSDGRIASYELTVDLYNFIGLNKANTGHPGVFFNAEDEDNYDFVYFRPHSVGGCFQTGYLLKGKPLFDGAKSASCPKGPPKGKTWFNVKLTVSNATPAGEVKVYLDDTLVTSFNPRYPIKRRGGVLVANGFKNVIYFRNFKIL from the exons ATGCTGTCTTTGATTCCCTTTACTGTGTGTGCCTTTTTGGCGCTGATTACCAGCAAGGGTGGAAATGCCACTCCTTCGACCATACCGCTCCAATGTTCCACGAATGGTGTGTGCGCAGCTCTGGAAACTCTTACTCGAAGCCAGGATCGCTTGCGAAAGACATTGAACCTTTGCACCGATG ATGAAAGTCAGTTTACACTAACCGCAGTAGTAAAATGCACAAGCGTGATTCAGTTGCCATTCCCAAGCCGTCACTTCAAAATGGCTGCGCTGGACCTTTCCTCAGGAATATGTCGCGCTCTTGCACAACCCATTGTCGCATCACAGGCGTACACGGTGTCAGCGGAGATCCTAAACGAGGCAGGATGGAAGGGGGTAAACAGCGGACATCCAGGATTGCTTTTTAATGCCATTGATGAGAATAACTTCGACTTTGTCTATCTGAG GCCCCATAGTGTCAATGGCTGCTATCAGACAGGCTACAAGTCGGCTGGAGTAAACAAGTTTGTGGAGACCAAAAGTTGCCCTAACGGTCCCCCCAAAGGCGGTGAATGGTTCCCTTTCTCAGTCACAGTCAACGGTCAATACGCAACCGTGTACCGTAGTGGGGTCTTAGTGACAACATTTAAAACCCATTTCTCTTCTCGGAGAGCTCGAGGAGGAGTATTCATTTTTAATGGTTACAAAAACGTGATCCTTTTCAGGAAGTTTAAAACTGCTCCCAAACATTTCTTCAGCAAAAGATGCAAGGAG GTGGTTGAGTTTCCGGCTGGTTATGTAAAAATTGACGCTGGCATTGGAAGTTGGCCGAAAGATGCGTTCTGCCAAGTAGAGTTCGGAAGCGATGGAAGAATCGCAAGTTACGAACTTACAGTTGACTTGTACAACTTCATCGGACTCAACAAAGCCAACACGGGACACCCAGGAGTGTTTTTCAACGCAGAAGATGAGGACAATTATGATTTTGTATATTTCAG GCCTCACTCCGTCGGCGGATGTTTCCAGACGGGATACCTTCTCAAGGGCAAACCTCTTTTTGATGGCGCAAAATCAGCATCATGCCCCAAAGGTCCCCCCAAGGGAAAAACATGGTTCAACGTCAAGCTGACAGTGTCTAACGCCACCCCTGCTGGAGAAGTAAAGGTGTATCTGGATGACACCTTGGTGACGTCGTTTAATCCACGTTATCCAATCAAAAGACGCGGGGGTGTTCTGGTTGCTAACGGCTTCAAAAACGTGATTTACTTCCGGAATTTCAAGATTCTGTGA